The Desulfuribacillus alkaliarsenatis nucleotide sequence AATCCTTGCTAGCTCACCAATCATAGCTGCACGGCCAGAGAAAGACATAGGGTCAGTAAATGCAAAGCGTTTACCCTCTATATCTTCCAATCCATACATGTCAGATTCTTCACGTACTATAGTTATCGAGCGATAATGTGTATATCCATTAACCTGTGGTATAGCCAATAACTGAGCACCGAATTTTCTCTCAGCTTCAACGTATGATAGAGTGCAGATAAACCCTAAATCTATAACTCCAGATTCAAGTAAATCATTTACCTCCTGATAGGTGCGCCTTTGAATTAATTCCACTCTTTTTCCTAACTTATTCTCTAGATACATTAACAAAGGGCGATAGCCTTTTACCGTCTCAACAGGCGAAATTACCGAAGAAACTGCAACACGGAAGATGTCAGGATTATTAGTAGAGTTATCTATAACTTCTCTGTCATCTAAACTAATTGGTATTGCCTCTGTCGTATCAAAGCTTACACTGTTCATAAAAAGTACTCCAAACAGTAAACAGACAGCTAGAACCCACATAACGACAACTAAATTAATATTTTTTTTCATAGCCTCTGCCCTTTCTGTGTTTTTTCTATATAAAATCACAGTTATTCAATATGGGATAATTACTAATAGAATAATAACTTTTCCAATAACAATATTGTACAGTATTTAGATCTATAATTAAAGATTAGAACATGAATATATTTTGAATTAATGTGAATAACACAAAAAAGACTCCCTCTATAAAATCGGAAGCCTTACATATAATCTTAATTTAAGTTCAACATAACCTTTGCGAATCATACTTATGTAATTTTAACCAGTTTTCCGCCCTTTTTGATGCTTCGCAATTAACTGAAGCATGTCCACATTGTATCCAACAGTTACATATGTGCCATCAGTTACTAT carries:
- a CDS encoding substrate-binding domain-containing protein, whose translation is MNSVSFDTTEAIPISLDDREVIDNSTNNPDIFRVAVSSVISPVETVKGYRPLLMYLENKLGKRVELIQRRTYQEVNDLLESGVIDLGFICTLSYVEAERKFGAQLLAIPQVNGYTHYRSITIVREESDMYGLEDIEGKRFAFTDPMSFSGRAAMIGELARIDRTPEDMFSSIIYTYSHDNSLRAVYDGLVDAACIDSIVFDYTAFLYPNITDDLRIIHESPSVGNPPAVIGPDATEEEFNLILEILLEMHNSVDGRNALDALMFDKFVQADNSAYNYIRNLIDTVQVDYDVE